The genome window ATGGTTTCGAAAGATCAAAGTGCTTATACCTATTTACCAGATTCAGTTCGTGCTTTTCCACATGGAGAAGAAATGAAAAACATCCTGAAAAGTGTAAAATTTACACAACCTATTGATAAAAAACTTACTTTTGGTATTGCAAGCATTTATAAGAGTATAAAATAAAATTGCTTGTTATTCGTTGAAAGTCTATGAGAAAAAATCTAATCATCGCATTATCGTTAACTGTTGCTAGCATTGCAAATGCGCAGTTTCGCCCTAATAATGACAGAAGCGAAAACAGAACTGAAACTGATCAGAAAAAATTTAGTTTTGGATATTTCTTGGGAACTAATATGATGAGTTACAAGATTGTTCCTAAAGCTCAAACAAATCCGTTACCAGGAACTCCTCAAACTCCAGAAGATGATGGAGTAAATGAACACGGTTTAGTTTATTTAGATCAAGAAAGTAAAGCTGGTTTCTCTGTTGGATTAATCGCAAAAATGCGAGTAAATGATTATATTGATTTAAAATCAGAACCAGGATTGCATTTTGCTCAACGTATTTTACATTTTCGTAATGCCCCTTTAGCTGGTACATCAACTGGTACTTATGAAGGAGATTTAGAAGATTCTAATGTAAAACGCGAAGTAAAATCTACTTATATCGAAATTCCATTGTTACTTAACTTTCACGGAGATCGTTGGTTCAATACACGTCCATACATTCAAGGAGGTTTGGGTTATCTAATGAATTTACAATCTAACGAAAATAAGGAAGACGATAACGCAACTGGAGTTTTTAGAACAACAACGAATAACTTTAACTGGCAAGCTGAAATTGGAGTTGAAATTTATTTCAAACGATTTAAACTTACACCAGCTCTAAAAGGTATGTTCTTCTTTAATAATGAAATTGTTCCTGATAAACCTTCTACAGACCCTTATTGGACAGGAAGCTTGAATTCATTATCAACCAGAGCATTTGTTTTTTCTCTAAAATTTGAATAAAAATTAAAAGTCATAATCACAAAATAATAAAAACCATAAATAAATAATCACATGAATTTTCAATTATCGGAAGAACAATTAATGATTCAAGAAGCTGCTCGTGATTTCGCTAAAGCCGAATTATTACCAGGAGTTATCGAACGCGATGAAACATCTACTTTCCCAACTGATGCAGTAAAAAAAATGGGAGAACTTGGATTCTTAGGTATGATGGTTGACCCAAAATACGGAGGATCTGGTTTAGATAGCGTTTCTTATGTCATTGCAATGGAAGAAATCGCTAAAGTTGATGCTTCTGCTGCTGTTGTCATGTCAGTTAACAACTCTTTGGTTTGTGCTGGTATGGAAAAATATTGTAACGAAGATCAAAAACAAAAATATTTAGTACCATTAGCTTCTGGTCAAGTGATCGGAGCATTTTGTTTATCTGAGCCAGACGCTGGTTCTGATGCAACTTCTCAAAAAACTACTGCGGTAGATATGGGAGATCACTATTTATTAAATGGAACAAAAAACTGGATTACGAATGGTGGAACAGCTTCTACTTATTTAGTAATCGCTCAAACTGATCCAGAAAAAGGTCACAAAGGAATCAATGCTTTCATCGTAGAAAAAGGATGGGCAGGTTTCGAAATTGGACCAAAAGAGCAAAAAATGGGAATCCGTGGTTCTGACACACATTCATTATTCTTTAATGATGTAAAAGTTCCAAAAGAAAACCGTATCGGTGAAGATGGATTTGGATTTGCTTTCGCAATGAATGTCTTAAACGGAGGACGTATCGGTATTGCTTCTCAAGCATTAGGTATTGCTCAAGGTGCTTATGAATTAGCGTTAGATTATGCAAAAATTCGTAAAGCATTCAAAACAGAAATCATCAATCATCAAGCTGTTGCATTCAAATTAGCAGATATGGCAACTAATATTACAGCTGCTCGTATGTTATGTTTCAAAGCTGCGGTTGAGAAAGACGAAGGAAAAGATATTTCTATTTCTGGTGCAATGGCAAAACTATTTGCTTCTAAAACAGCGAACGAAGTTGCTTCGGAAGCCGTTCAAATTCATGGAGGAAATGGTTATGTTCGTGAGTATCATGTAGAGCGTATGATGCGTGATGCAAAAATTACTCAGATTTACGAAGGAACATCAGAAATTCAAAAAATTGTAATTTCGAGAGGAATTGCTAAATAATTTTAGATAAATATAATTATTTTTATCTTTATGAGACATTTGTTAATGACAGATGTCTTTTTTTATTTATTTAATCAAAAAACAATACGTCGTATATTTGTGGCGGAAAAAATATAAAGAAGATGAAAATTTTTAGATTCGGACCAAAAGGTCAGGAGAAATCAGGTGTAATCATCGATGAGAAAAAATTCGATGTTTCAGCATCTGGAATTATTTATGATGATGATTTTTTTGGAAATACAGAAAAACAAGAAACTTTACAAAAATATATCGAGCTTAACATTAATAGCTTGCCATTAGTTGAAGATGATGTACGTATTGGTACACCTTTAACTCGTCCAGGAAAAATTGTTTGTGTAGGTCTTAACTTCGATGATCACGTAAAAGAAACAGGTTTACAACAACAAGCAGAACCGATTATGTTTATCAAAGCGAATCAATCGTTTAACGGACCAGAAGACGGAATTATGCAACCAAATGGTTCTACAAAAATGGACTGGGAAACAGAACTTTGTATTATTATTGGTGAAAAAGCAAATAATGTAACGGAAGAAGACGCAATGAATCACGTATATGGTTATGCATTGATTAATGATATTTCTGAACGTGCTTTCCAAACAGAACGTGGTGGTACTTGGGACAAAGGAAAAGGATGTGATACATTTGCACCTGTTGGACCTTTTATTGCAACAAAAGACGAAATCGAGGATGTAAATAATTTACGTGTTTGGTTAAAATTAAACGGAGAATTAATGCAAGATGGTAATACAAGTGATTTTATTTACCGTATTCCTAAATTAATTTCTTACCTATCTCAATTTATGTCTTTCTTACCAGGAGATATTATTTCTACAGGTTCTCCAGCAGGATCAGGAATGGGGAAAACACCTCAAGTTTGGTTAAAACCAGGAGATGTTATCGAATATGGAATTGAAGGTTTAGGTTCTACAACTCAAACTATTTTACCTTTCTCAAGAGGTTAAAATAAGATATCTTACAATAAAAACCGTGCAATTTAAATTTTGAATTGCGCGGTTTTTAAATTTTGTTTAGCATCATACTTAATTGATTAAACGATAAAATGAATACTTTTTTATGTAATCTGTTAATCATTTTAAAACAATCAATCGGTTAAATAGAACGTCTAATTCGAAAAAAATATTGGATATTCAATTAATTAACGTAATTTTGCAAACGGTTTTGACAACCGTCTAAATGGTACAAATCCATCAAAATGATGAATAATTCCTAAAATCTTTTGGGAAAACAGAATCATTTTGTACATTTGCACCCCGATCGGATTGTCGGTAATTTATAAAATATTAAAAATCAAGATAGTGGACACGTTAAGTTACAAAACTTCATCAGCCAACAAAGAAACTGCTCAGAAAGAATGGGTAGTTGTGGACGCTTCTGACTTATCATTAGGTCGTTTAGCGTCAGGTGTTGCGAAGCTTATCAGAGGTAAGCACAAAACAAACTTCACTCCTCATGCAGATTGTGGAGATTATGTAATTGTTTTAAACGCTGACAAAATTCAATTAACAGGTAACAAATGGGATGACAAATTATACATCCGTCACACAGGTTACCCAGGTGGACAAAGATCTTTAACTGCGAAAGAAGTTTTTGCAAAAGATCCTGTACGCTTAATCGAAAAGTCAGTAAAAGGAATGTTACCTAAAAATAAATTGGGTAGTAAATTATTGACTAATTTACATGTATTTGTTGGTACTGAGCACAATCACGAAGCTCAACAACCAAAACAAATCGATATTAACGAATATTTATAATCTAATTCCATGGCAATAGTTCATAAAATCGGACGTAGAAAAACATCTGTTGCTCGTGTATACTTACAAGAAGGTAATGGAGAAATCTTCATTAACGGGCGCGAGTTAGCAATCTACTTCCCTACGGCAGTATTACAATACAAAGTAGAACAACCATTTTTAATCACTGGTACAAAAGAGAAATACAATGTAGATATCAAAGTATTTGGTGGTGGAATCACTGGTCAGGCTGAAGCAATTCGTTTAGCAATTTCTAGAGCTTTATGTGAAGTTGACGCAGATTTTCGTTTACAATTAAAACCAGAAGGGTTATTAACACGTGACCCACGTATGGTTGAACGTAAAAAATTCGGTCAAAAGAAAGCGCGTAAGAAATTCCAATTCTCTAAACGTTAATTTATTCAATTCATTAAAAAATCCATTTTCCGTTGGTTTAGCATCTAAACAAATAAGGCTAGAATTTTTCGACCACTTGTTTGTTGCTTGTTGAGATAACGGAACGTAAACTAAAAAAAAGAAAATGGCAAAAGTAAATGTAAAGGACTTATTAGGTGCTGGTGTGCACTTTGGTCACTTAACAAGAAAATGGAATCCGGCTATGGCTCCTTATATTTTTATGGAGAAAAACGGAATCCACATCATCGACCTTCACAAAACTGCAGTGAAATTAGATGAAGCATCTGAAGCTTTAGGAAAAATTGCTGCATCTGGACGTAAAGTTCTTTTTGTTGCAACTAAAAAACAAGCGAAAGATGTTGTAGCTAAGCATGCTGAAGAAATCAACATGCCTTATATTACAGAACGTTGGCCTGGTGGGATGTTAACTAACTTTGTTACTATCCGTAAAGCAGTTAAAAAAATGAATTCAATCGATCGTATGAAAAAAGACGGTACGTTTGAAACACTATCTAAAAAAGAAAGATTACAAGTTGATCGTCAAAGAGCATCTTTAGAGAAAAACTTAGGTTCTATCGCTGATATGACACGTTTACCATCTGCAGTATTTATTGTAGATATCGTACGTGAGCACATCGCTGTAGCTGAAGCTCAAAAATTGGGTATTCCAATCTTTGCAATGGTTGATACAAATACTGACCCACGTCAAGTAGATTTCCCAATCCCTGCAAATGATGATGCTTCTAAATCTATCGATATCATCTTATCTACAGTAGCTGATTCTATCAAAGCTGGTTTATCTACACGTAAAGCAGAAAAAGAAAAAGCAAAAGAAGGTAAAGAAGAAGGAGCTGAAACAAAAGAAGCTTAACATTAACTTGATGATCAATTCATCGATATAATATACCTTGTAGCTCCTACACCACTTTGTGGTGTACGAGCTACTTTTATTTAAAATATTAAGAAACAAAATAAAAATATTACTATGAGCTACAAAGCAACAGCCGCTGAGGTAAGTAAATTAAGAAACGCAACTGGTGCGGGAATGATGGACTCTAAAAAAGCTTTAGAAGAAGCTGGTGGAGATTTCGATAAAGCTGTAGAAGTTTTACGTAAACAAGGACAAAAAGTAGCTGCTAAAAGAGCTGACCGTGATTCTACAGAAGGTGCAGTTATCGCTAAAGTTAACGCTGACCAAACTAAAGGTATCGTTATCGCTTTGAACTGTGAGACTGACTTCGTTGCTAAAAATGAAGCTTTCGTTGCTATGGCTAATGAAATCGCTGATTTAGCTTTAACAGTTAACTCTAAAGAAGAATTATTAGCTTTACCATTCGCAGGAATTACAGTTGGTGAAAAATTAACTGAGCAAACAGGTGTTATTGGAGAAAAAATCGAAATTGGTACTTTCCAAGCTATCGAAGGTGCTATCGTTAATTCTTACATCCACGCTGGTAACAAAATTGGTGCTGTAGTTTCTTTATCTGCTAACGTAGAAGGTGCTTCTGAAGTAGCTCGTGACGTTGCTATGCAAGTTGCTGCTATGAACCCAGTAGCATTAGATGAAACTTCTGTTGCTCAATCTGTAATTGATACTGAATTATCTATCGCTAGAGAAACTTTAGTTGCAGAAGGTAAACCAGAAAACATGATTGAAAACATCGCTCAAGGTAAATTACAAAAATTCTTCAAAGAGAATACATTAGTTCACCAAGCGTCAATCAAAGACGGAAAAACTTCTGTTCAAGATGTCGTTAAAGCTGTTAACGCTGACTTGAAAGTAACTGGATTTATCCGTTACAGCTTATAATAAGTTTATAATTTTTATTATATATCTTAAAGTGATGCTAAAATTTAGCATCACTTTTTTGTTTGGTATATAATTTGAAATGTTTGTTTTATAATTATTTATTTTTATATTTGTTAGGATTACAAGCATATGAAACACTTTATACTATTTATAACTATATTTTTATTCACCATAACATCTGCATCAGCTCAGTCGAGATTTGATCAGGACAAAGGCTCTGTTAGTATTTATCCAAATCCTGCGAGTTCTACGTTTACAATAAAATTTGATAATCCATCGAAAGCAAGTTCGGTGTCGATATATTCGATTATTGGAAATGAAGTAATGAATAAAAAATTAGACGGAAGCCAAAAAGCAAACTTTAATGTACAAAGTTTGAAAAAAGGAAAATACATTGTTCGCGTTTTTAATGAAGATGGAACAACAGAAACACAATCGTTGATTAAGAATTAAAATTATTCATATAAAACAAAAAAGCTTCTCAAAAATTTGAGAAGCTTTTTTTATGTCGTTACTCGAAAGTCTATTTCGCTTTCTTGTAATTATCTTCAACTTGTTTCCAATCCAAAACATTGTTAAACGCTTTCAAATAATCATCGCGTTTGTTTTGGTATTTTAAATAATAAGCATGTTCCCAAACATCAATTCCTAAAATTGGCGTTCCTGCAACCTCTGCTCCTGGCATCAATGGATTATCTTGATTTGCTGTACTTGTAACTGCCAAACTTCCGTCTTCTTTCACAACTAACCAAGCCCAACCAGAACCAAAACGTTTAGAACCTGCTTCGTCCAATTGTTTCATCAATTCTTCTGTAGAACCAAATGTTGCATCAATCTTAGCTTTAAGATCTCCTGTAGGCGCTTTCTGCGGCGTTGGAGACATAATATCGAAATATAACATGTGATTGTAATATCCACCAGCATTGTTGCGTAAAGCAGCATTATTCATATCCATTTTTTTCAAAATGTCTACAATATCATTCGATTTGATATTTGCTTCTTTCAGCGCTGTATTCAATTTGTTGATGTATCCTAAATAATGTTTAGAGAAATGAACTTCCATTGTTTTTGCATCAATGTATTCGTTCAATTCATCGTAACCATATTTCAAAGGTTTAATTTGGAAAGTTCCTGGGTCAGCTTTAACATCTGTAGGATTTCCAACAGGCTCTGCAGCAGCTTGCACTGTATCTTGTTTTACAACTTCTTTAGTTGTTGAGTCAGCATTTTCTTTCTTCGTTTCGCATGACTGAACAAAGAAAAGAACACCCAAAACTGACATCAAAAATATACCCTTTTTCATCTTATTCTTTTATGTAGTTTACTTATGATATTAATATTTCTACTAAAATATACTAAAACTATCGAATATAAAATTGATTTCTTTTAATTTTCTGTTAAAATGGAGATTAGAATGTATTTTTATTACATTTATAATAATTAACACGAAACAAAATGACGATTAAAAATCTATTTGCAATCATAATCAAATTGATTGGTTTTTTCTTTATTATAGAAACTTTTATAACATTTTTTCCCGAGCAAATCAATCTGTTAATGAACTTTGATGTAATATTTCCTGAAGAAATAAAAAGTCAAAATATCGTTTTATTTCCTTACATCACGCTTATAATTCTATTCATTGTACTGTTTTTGATTTATTATACTTTCATTTATAAAACAGAAATTATGATTAGATTTCTTAGAATCGAAAAATATTTTGAAGATACAAGAATTGAAAATCTTACAATTCCTATTCAAAAATATGCGCAGATTTCGATAATAATCGTTTCGATTATTTTATTGATTTTTCAATTACCTATTTTTATCAATACAACAATTAAGTATTTTAGTGTAAAAGATTCTTTTCAAGATGGACTAACTTCTGATTTAATTTCGAGTTCAATTATTATTCTACTTTCATTTATTGGAATTATTTTCAGCGATAAACTCTCAAAAAATTTTGCAAAATAAACACTATTTTATTTCAGATATTTTAATTATTCTTATTTTATTAATTATAAAAAACCAAAAATGAAATATTACCTAACTTATATTCTATTTATAATTTGTTCAATTTCTTTTTCACAAAATATTGATGAAAAAAGAGATATACTAATTCATAATCTTTGTAATATCCTTTCCGAAAATAAAAATCTTAATGATTTAGATAGAATTAATTTAGTTAATCAAGATGTTAGTTTAATTAAATATTTTAAAGATTTTTCAAAAGATGAAATTCAAGCTGAAGAAGAAGCTATTTTTTATAGATTTCAAAAAAAATGTAAAGAATACACTGATATAATAAAGAAATTCTCTGAAAAAAATAATGAAAACTGGATTACTTTAGAAAATTTGCCTAAATCAACAATCAATGATAAAGATTATAATTTAGTAAAGTCAGCTTCTGAATTATATTATTTTGACTACGAAGGAAATAAAACAATTGTAAAAATTGAAGATAATAATTGGATTGAATATTTTATTGATGAATCTTTTTCTAAACTAAAATTATATTGGATAAAAAATAATGATTTTAATCTAGAGTTTTTAGAAAGCAATAATTCAATGAAAAAATCATTTAGTAGAAAAGGAGAAATATATCAATATAGAATTTTAAGTAAAGAGAATAATTATTATTGGATCGCTTATTATACAAAAGATCTAAATAATATCGTAAAATTTAAATTATATATTCAATAAAAAAACCTTCCATTACGGAAGGTTTCTTGTTATATCGAGTTTCTTAATCTCTCTTATAATTTACAACAGCTTCTATAAAAGCTTGTGCATTTTCAACTGGAATATTTGGTAAAATTCCGTGACCTAGATTGGCAATGTATTTATAAGGACCAAAATCGTCAATCATTTCTTTTACCATTTGCTGAATAGTTTCTGGTGGCGATAACAAACGAGAAGGATCAAAATTACCTTGTAACGTCTTTTTGAAACCTGTAAACTCACGCGCTAATTGCGGCGTAATTGTCCAATCAACACCCAAAGCAGAAGCTTTAGAATCGGCCATTTTCTCTAAAGCAAACCAACAACCTTTTGCAAAAACTGTTACAGGAACTACTTTAGAAACTTCATTTACAATTTGCTCGATGTATTTCCAAGAAAATTCGTCATAATCTTTTGGCGATAACATTCCACCCCAAGAATCAAAAATCTGAATCACATTTGCACCATGTTCCACTTTTTTCAACAAATATTGAATCGTAGTTTGAGTGATTTTTTCTAACAATTGATGCGCAGCAACTGGATTTTGAAAACAAAAACCTTTCGCTTGATCAAAAGATTTAGAACCACGACCTTCCACTGCATAACACAACAATGTCCAAGGCGATCCTGCAAAACCAATCAACGGAATATTATTATCCAATTCTTTCTTTGTGATATCCATCGCTGCATAAACGTAACCTAACTCT of Empedobacter falsenii contains these proteins:
- the porT gene encoding type IX secretion/gliding motility protein PorT/SprT → MRKNLIIALSLTVASIANAQFRPNNDRSENRTETDQKKFSFGYFLGTNMMSYKIVPKAQTNPLPGTPQTPEDDGVNEHGLVYLDQESKAGFSVGLIAKMRVNDYIDLKSEPGLHFAQRILHFRNAPLAGTSTGTYEGDLEDSNVKREVKSTYIEIPLLLNFHGDRWFNTRPYIQGGLGYLMNLQSNENKEDDNATGVFRTTTNNFNWQAEIGVEIYFKRFKLTPALKGMFFFNNEIVPDKPSTDPYWTGSLNSLSTRAFVFSLKFE
- the rpsI gene encoding 30S ribosomal protein S9; amino-acid sequence: MAIVHKIGRRKTSVARVYLQEGNGEIFINGRELAIYFPTAVLQYKVEQPFLITGTKEKYNVDIKVFGGGITGQAEAIRLAISRALCEVDADFRLQLKPEGLLTRDPRMVERKKFGQKKARKKFQFSKR
- the hemE gene encoding uroporphyrinogen decarboxylase encodes the protein MIKNDLLLKALRGEEVERPPVWMMRQAGRYLPEFIELRDKYDFFTRCQTPELAAEITVQPIRRFPLDAAIIFSDILVVPQAMGMNFEMKPGVGPWLENPIRTAQDVEKVYIPDVEEELGYVYAAMDITKKELDNNIPLIGFAGSPWTLLCYAVEGRGSKSFDQAKGFCFQNPVAAHQLLEKITQTTIQYLLKKVEHGANVIQIFDSWGGMLSPKDYDEFSWKYIEQIVNEVSKVVPVTVFAKGCWFALEKMADSKASALGVDWTITPQLAREFTGFKKTLQGNFDPSRLLSPPETIQQMVKEMIDDFGPYKYIANLGHGILPNIPVENAQAFIEAVVNYKRD
- a CDS encoding acyl-CoA dehydrogenase family protein, giving the protein MNFQLSEEQLMIQEAARDFAKAELLPGVIERDETSTFPTDAVKKMGELGFLGMMVDPKYGGSGLDSVSYVIAMEEIAKVDASAAVVMSVNNSLVCAGMEKYCNEDQKQKYLVPLASGQVIGAFCLSEPDAGSDATSQKTTAVDMGDHYLLNGTKNWITNGGTASTYLVIAQTDPEKGHKGINAFIVEKGWAGFEIGPKEQKMGIRGSDTHSLFFNDVKVPKENRIGEDGFGFAFAMNVLNGGRIGIASQALGIAQGAYELALDYAKIRKAFKTEIINHQAVAFKLADMATNITAARMLCFKAAVEKDEGKDISISGAMAKLFASKTANEVASEAVQIHGGNGYVREYHVERMMRDAKITQIYEGTSEIQKIVISRGIAK
- a CDS encoding superoxide dismutase, whose translation is MKKGIFLMSVLGVLFFVQSCETKKENADSTTKEVVKQDTVQAAAEPVGNPTDVKADPGTFQIKPLKYGYDELNEYIDAKTMEVHFSKHYLGYINKLNTALKEANIKSNDIVDILKKMDMNNAALRNNAGGYYNHMLYFDIMSPTPQKAPTGDLKAKIDATFGSTEELMKQLDEAGSKRFGSGWAWLVVKEDGSLAVTSTANQDNPLMPGAEVAGTPILGIDVWEHAYYLKYQNKRDDYLKAFNNVLDWKQVEDNYKKAK
- a CDS encoding fumarylacetoacetate hydrolase family protein, which produces MKIFRFGPKGQEKSGVIIDEKKFDVSASGIIYDDDFFGNTEKQETLQKYIELNINSLPLVEDDVRIGTPLTRPGKIVCVGLNFDDHVKETGLQQQAEPIMFIKANQSFNGPEDGIMQPNGSTKMDWETELCIIIGEKANNVTEEDAMNHVYGYALINDISERAFQTERGGTWDKGKGCDTFAPVGPFIATKDEIEDVNNLRVWLKLNGELMQDGNTSDFIYRIPKLISYLSQFMSFLPGDIISTGSPAGSGMGKTPQVWLKPGDVIEYGIEGLGSTTQTILPFSRG
- the rpsB gene encoding 30S ribosomal protein S2 translates to MAKVNVKDLLGAGVHFGHLTRKWNPAMAPYIFMEKNGIHIIDLHKTAVKLDEASEALGKIAASGRKVLFVATKKQAKDVVAKHAEEINMPYITERWPGGMLTNFVTIRKAVKKMNSIDRMKKDGTFETLSKKERLQVDRQRASLEKNLGSIADMTRLPSAVFIVDIVREHIAVAEAQKLGIPIFAMVDTNTDPRQVDFPIPANDDASKSIDIILSTVADSIKAGLSTRKAEKEKAKEGKEEGAETKEA
- the rplM gene encoding 50S ribosomal protein L13; protein product: MDTLSYKTSSANKETAQKEWVVVDASDLSLGRLASGVAKLIRGKHKTNFTPHADCGDYVIVLNADKIQLTGNKWDDKLYIRHTGYPGGQRSLTAKEVFAKDPVRLIEKSVKGMLPKNKLGSKLLTNLHVFVGTEHNHEAQQPKQIDINEYL
- a CDS encoding T9SS type A sorting domain-containing protein, producing MKHFILFITIFLFTITSASAQSRFDQDKGSVSIYPNPASSTFTIKFDNPSKASSVSIYSIIGNEVMNKKLDGSQKANFNVQSLKKGKYIVRVFNEDGTTETQSLIKN
- the tsf gene encoding translation elongation factor Ts, with the protein product MSYKATAAEVSKLRNATGAGMMDSKKALEEAGGDFDKAVEVLRKQGQKVAAKRADRDSTEGAVIAKVNADQTKGIVIALNCETDFVAKNEAFVAMANEIADLALTVNSKEELLALPFAGITVGEKLTEQTGVIGEKIEIGTFQAIEGAIVNSYIHAGNKIGAVVSLSANVEGASEVARDVAMQVAAMNPVALDETSVAQSVIDTELSIARETLVAEGKPENMIENIAQGKLQKFFKENTLVHQASIKDGKTSVQDVVKAVNADLKVTGFIRYSL